In Nitrospira sp., the following proteins share a genomic window:
- the rodA gene encoding rod shape-determining protein RodA, translating into MIDRMLDNHSLAFDKFDWRFLGLIAAILSLGVLSIYSVTYAQLGTPMYLKQLGWIGIGCVAFVVALMVDYHKIARMSYVLYALLLVLLAVVLVAGKTSHGAQRWIPIGPLVFQPSEFAKLVLVLTLATYYAKSPRQGWTQRVVLPGLIMLPGLLLIVKQPDLGSGLSYFSVYLSMLLVVGMRSKAMGLLLLFAVMLFPFAWEAVWESLHDYQRERIMTFVNPAYDTSGRGYHGLQSRIAIGSGEVLGKGLYGGTQSQLKFLPEGHTDFVFSVYAEEWGFLGVLVLLGLFTGLIWLSLEIAVKAKDMLGTLLAAGLIAMLSFCLIINVGMTAGVFPIVGIPLPLMSYGGSSTVATMAALGLLLNIKRRRLTLFY; encoded by the coding sequence ATGATTGACCGTATGCTGGACAACCACTCGCTGGCGTTCGACAAGTTCGACTGGCGGTTCCTCGGCCTGATCGCGGCGATCCTGTCGCTCGGTGTCCTGTCCATCTACAGCGTGACCTACGCGCAGCTGGGGACGCCGATGTATCTCAAACAATTGGGGTGGATCGGGATTGGGTGCGTGGCCTTTGTCGTCGCACTGATGGTGGACTACCACAAGATCGCCCGAATGTCCTATGTGCTCTATGCGCTGTTGCTCGTGCTGCTGGCCGTCGTGTTGGTGGCTGGCAAGACCAGCCACGGCGCGCAGCGCTGGATTCCCATCGGCCCGTTGGTGTTCCAGCCGTCAGAGTTTGCCAAACTGGTGCTGGTGCTGACGCTGGCGACCTATTATGCGAAGAGTCCACGCCAGGGCTGGACGCAGCGGGTGGTGCTGCCGGGGCTGATCATGCTCCCCGGGTTGCTGCTGATCGTCAAGCAACCCGATTTGGGCAGCGGGTTGAGTTATTTCTCGGTCTACCTCTCGATGTTGCTGGTGGTCGGCATGCGGTCCAAGGCGATGGGGCTGCTATTGCTATTTGCGGTGATGCTGTTTCCGTTTGCCTGGGAGGCGGTCTGGGAATCGCTGCATGATTATCAGCGCGAACGGATCATGACCTTCGTGAATCCCGCCTACGACACGAGTGGGAGGGGCTATCATGGCTTGCAGTCGCGCATCGCGATCGGGTCGGGCGAGGTGTTGGGGAAAGGCCTCTACGGCGGGACGCAGAGCCAGTTGAAGTTTTTGCCGGAGGGGCACACCGATTTCGTGTTTTCCGTCTATGCGGAAGAATGGGGATTTCTAGGGGTGCTGGTGCTGCTGGGACTGTTCACGGGCTTGATCTGGTTGTCGCTAGAAATTGCGGTCAAAGCCAAGGATATGCTTGGCACGCTGCTGGCCGCCGGCCTGATCGCGATGCTGTCGTTCTGCCTGATCATCAACGTCGGTATGACGGCGGGAGTTTTCCCTATCGTGGGCATCCCGCTTCCCCTGATGAGTTACGGCGGAAGTTCCACCGTGGCCACCATGGCGGCATTAGGCCTGCTGCTGAACATCAAACGGAGGCGTCTGACTCTCTTTTACTAA
- the mrdA gene encoding penicillin-binding protein 2, translated as MSTDHGIRREELRDLHQRLSLFKISLLLVVGVLTGRLWYLQVGEGSYYSDLAENNRRRAVVLEPVRGLIYDRQGVLLANNVLNFGLYVTLEDVKDRKALEEALVKLVGLDETTVRKKLAERGSKLLARKVKDGLTLREAALIESHRLDLPGVTVRAESQRNYPGGSTAAHLLGYVGEVSSDQLEKPDYAELHLGSIIGQYGVEKTYDRFLRGRVGQKLVEVDALGHEKRTVEVEKPQAGDDLYLTIDVHLQTLAEQLLGEEAGAIVAIETRTGDVLAMASRPVFDPNILSHALTPKQWDKIVTDESHPLTNRALQGQYPPGSTFKIIVAAAGLETGTVNTSTQVRCTGGFPFGRRVYHDWKEQGHGMMDVVDGIVNSCDVFFYTIGHRLGIDAIAEYADRFGLGQKTGVELPSERVGIVPSTAWKTRVKNEIWLPGETISVAIGQGYTTVTPMQMAMVMVTVASNGESFRPRVVRAIKDRATTQVLELPSVPRPRLALKPETYELLHESLEGVVTRGTAARARTPLVRIAGKTGTAQTVSQKNDRKKNRDVAKKLRDHAWFVSYAPADDPHIAVAVLVENMGHGGTAAAPLARQVIEAYIKSKPMESVTRDAPRVAVAMRSHHD; from the coding sequence ATGAGCACAGATCACGGGATACGGCGAGAGGAACTGAGGGACCTTCATCAGCGGCTATCGCTGTTCAAGATCAGTCTGCTCCTAGTGGTGGGGGTGCTCACGGGCCGGCTCTGGTATCTCCAGGTGGGTGAGGGGAGCTACTACAGCGATCTCGCAGAGAACAATCGGAGGCGGGCGGTTGTGCTGGAACCGGTGCGCGGCCTGATCTACGACCGGCAGGGCGTGCTCTTGGCCAACAACGTGCTCAATTTCGGTCTCTACGTGACACTGGAGGATGTGAAGGACCGCAAGGCGCTCGAGGAGGCGCTGGTGAAGCTCGTCGGCCTCGATGAGACGACAGTCCGTAAAAAACTGGCCGAACGCGGTAGTAAACTGCTTGCGCGGAAGGTCAAGGATGGGCTGACGCTTCGCGAAGCGGCTCTGATCGAATCTCACCGGCTGGATCTGCCAGGTGTGACGGTGCGCGCGGAGTCCCAGCGGAATTATCCCGGTGGCTCCACGGCCGCGCATTTGCTGGGCTACGTGGGCGAAGTGTCGTCGGATCAGCTGGAGAAGCCAGACTATGCCGAGCTGCACCTGGGCAGCATCATCGGCCAGTACGGGGTTGAAAAAACCTACGACCGGTTTTTGCGCGGGCGTGTCGGGCAGAAGCTGGTCGAGGTGGATGCGCTGGGCCATGAAAAGCGGACGGTCGAGGTTGAGAAGCCACAGGCCGGCGACGATCTCTATCTGACGATCGATGTCCACTTGCAGACGCTGGCCGAGCAGTTGTTGGGCGAGGAGGCCGGCGCCATCGTAGCAATCGAGACACGGACGGGCGATGTATTAGCCATGGCAAGCCGGCCGGTCTTCGATCCGAACATCTTGTCGCACGCACTGACGCCCAAGCAGTGGGATAAGATCGTCACGGACGAGAGCCATCCGCTGACCAACCGCGCCTTGCAGGGGCAGTATCCACCGGGCTCGACGTTCAAGATCATCGTGGCGGCGGCCGGGCTCGAGACCGGTACGGTGAACACGAGCACGCAGGTCCGCTGTACGGGCGGGTTTCCGTTCGGCAGGCGCGTGTATCACGATTGGAAGGAACAGGGCCACGGCATGATGGATGTCGTGGACGGGATCGTGAACTCCTGCGACGTGTTTTTCTATACGATCGGTCATCGGTTGGGCATCGATGCGATCGCGGAGTATGCCGATCGGTTCGGGCTGGGACAAAAGACCGGCGTGGAGCTGCCGTCCGAACGGGTCGGGATCGTGCCATCTACGGCCTGGAAGACGCGAGTGAAAAACGAAATTTGGCTGCCGGGCGAGACGATCTCGGTCGCTATCGGGCAGGGCTACACGACCGTGACGCCGATGCAGATGGCGATGGTCATGGTGACGGTGGCTAGCAACGGCGAGTCGTTTCGCCCGCGCGTCGTGCGGGCCATTAAGGATCGGGCGACGACGCAGGTGCTGGAATTGCCGTCCGTGCCACGTCCCCGGCTCGCGCTCAAGCCGGAAACCTACGAACTGCTCCACGAGTCGCTCGAAGGGGTGGTCACGCGTGGCACAGCCGCCCGGGCACGCACGCCGCTGGTCAGGATTGCGGGTAAGACTGGGACAGCGCAGACGGTATCCCAGAAAAACGACCGAAAGAAAAATAGGGATGTCGCCAAGAAATTGCGTGACCATGCCTGGTTCGTCTCCTATGCACCGGCCGACGATCCGCACATCGCCGTGGCGGTGCTCGTGGAAAACATGGGGCACGGTGGCACGGCGGCGGCACCGCTGGCCCGGCAGGTGATCGAAGCCTATATCAAATCAAAGCCGATGGAGTCGGTGACGAGAGACGCGCCGCGCGTGGCAGTCGCGATGCGGAGCCATCATGATTGA
- the mreC gene encoding rod shape-determining protein MreC, translated as MFRTTSVIRRVLLALCASLLLFVLVLPRHSRGLLQAIGVPLADIVSLPLELFSEADRRAGGAWDHYVALRNIHEENQQLKREIEFLHGQVADLRELASANHRLGELLKFQGRTPSRTVAAQVLGRDATNWYQGVILDKGARDGIEVEMSVITPTGAVGRVVKTTATTAVVLLITDPNNAVPALVQRTRDEGLIEGTRAGKARLKYIPLLSTVRVGDPVVTSGLTGKFPKGVPIGTITRIEKEEGVLFQAADVEPEVDFTKLEEVLVVTTPRAEEPAAPAAAKGAKPS; from the coding sequence ATGTTTCGAACGACATCTGTAATTAGGCGAGTGCTGCTCGCGCTCTGCGCAAGCCTGCTATTGTTTGTGCTCGTTTTGCCCAGACACAGCCGGGGGCTGCTCCAGGCCATCGGAGTGCCTCTCGCCGACATCGTCTCGCTGCCGCTTGAATTGTTCTCCGAGGCGGACCGCCGTGCCGGGGGCGCCTGGGACCACTACGTCGCTCTTCGCAACATCCATGAAGAAAATCAGCAATTAAAACGGGAAATTGAGTTCCTGCACGGGCAGGTGGCCGACCTGCGTGAACTGGCGTCGGCCAACCACCGTCTGGGCGAACTCCTGAAGTTCCAGGGGAGGACGCCGTCTCGCACGGTCGCGGCACAGGTCCTTGGCCGCGATGCCACCAACTGGTACCAGGGTGTCATTCTCGACAAGGGCGCCCGCGACGGAATCGAAGTCGAAATGAGTGTGATCACGCCCACCGGAGCGGTCGGGCGCGTCGTCAAGACCACCGCCACCACTGCTGTCGTATTATTGATTACCGATCCGAACAATGCCGTGCCGGCGCTCGTGCAACGGACACGCGACGAGGGCCTTATCGAGGGCACGCGCGCCGGCAAAGCCCGCCTGAAATACATTCCGCTGCTCTCGACGGTGCGCGTGGGTGATCCAGTGGTAACGTCCGGACTCACGGGCAAATTTCCCAAAGGCGTGCCGATTGGCACCATCACAAGGATCGAGAAGGAGGAGGGGGTGCTTTTTCAGGCGGCTGACGTGGAGCCGGAGGTGGACTTTACGAAACTGGAGGAAGTGCTGGTGGTGACGACGCCGCGCGCCGAGGAGCCTGCTGCTCCAGCTGCTGCGAAAGGGGCAAAGCCGTCATGA
- a CDS encoding rod shape-determining protein yields MGFVSEVLGWFSNDIAIDLGTATTLVYVRGKGIVLNEPSVVAIEKKTEQALAFGAEAKKMLGRTPGNITAIRPMKEGVIADFEMAERMLRYFINKALNRSMFVRPRIIIGVPSRITQVEQRAVRDSAELAGAHEVYLIEEPVAAAIGAGLPITEPSGNMVVDIGGGTTDIAVISLGGIVYSESVKVAGDRMEDAILNYIKKKYNLLIGEHMAEHIKLEIGSAYPLEQKKTLMIKGRDLISGIPRTLWVDDAEIREALQEPISTIVNAIKVALENTPPELAGDIIDRGIVLTGGGSLLKGLDIRLREETNLPIITVDDPLTSVVLGVGKVLDELDLLRKVTVVSQYSSSR; encoded by the coding sequence GTGGGATTTGTTTCGGAAGTCCTCGGCTGGTTTTCCAACGACATTGCAATTGATCTTGGCACTGCGACGACGCTGGTTTACGTACGCGGTAAAGGTATCGTGTTGAACGAGCCCTCCGTTGTGGCGATCGAGAAGAAGACCGAGCAGGCGCTGGCTTTTGGCGCGGAGGCTAAGAAGATGCTCGGCCGTACGCCAGGCAACATCACGGCGATCCGTCCGATGAAAGAGGGTGTGATCGCGGACTTCGAAATGGCCGAGCGCATGCTCCGCTATTTCATCAACAAGGCGCTCAATCGCAGCATGTTCGTGCGGCCCCGGATCATCATCGGGGTGCCGTCGCGCATTACGCAGGTGGAGCAGCGTGCGGTGCGCGACTCCGCCGAGCTGGCCGGCGCGCACGAGGTCTACTTGATTGAAGAGCCGGTGGCGGCTGCCATCGGGGCCGGGCTGCCGATCACCGAGCCATCCGGCAACATGGTGGTGGATATCGGTGGGGGCACGACAGACATCGCGGTTATCTCGCTGGGCGGTATCGTCTACAGCGAATCCGTCAAAGTGGCTGGCGACCGCATGGAAGACGCAATTTTGAATTACATCAAGAAAAAGTACAACCTCCTCATCGGGGAACACATGGCCGAGCATATCAAGTTGGAGATCGGCTCGGCCTATCCTCTCGAGCAGAAAAAGACCTTAATGATTAAAGGGCGGGACCTGATTTCGGGCATCCCCAGAACGTTGTGGGTGGATGACGCTGAAATTAGGGAGGCGCTTCAGGAGCCCATCAGTACGATCGTGAATGCGATCAAGGTGGCCCTGGAGAACACCCCTCCGGAGCTAGCTGGCGATATCATCGATCGTGGGATTGTTCTAACCGGGGGCGGGTCCTTGCTGAAAGGCCTGGATATCCGGCTGCGGGAGGAAACTAATCTGCCGATCATCACCGTAGACGATCCGTTGACTTCCGTTGTACTGGGGGTCGGGAAAGTCTTGGACGAGTTGGACCTGCTGCGCAAGGTCACGGTGGTGTCCCAATACAGCAGCTCGCGGTAA
- the queA gene encoding tRNA preQ1(34) S-adenosylmethionine ribosyltransferase-isomerase QueA, whose product MLLSEFDFPFDPSLVADHPVEPRDQARLLVVPKNGEACGHRRVADLSELLNSGDLLVVNDTKVLAARLSGRKQPGGGQVELVLVRPVATDCWEVLCKGTKQGQVIELDGGATATVMEQGAGGIIMQFSSSVPALLEMVGRMPLPPYIKREPTELDKIWYQTRFARKAGAIAAPTAGLHFTERLLAALNTKGVRTATVTLHIGPATFRPVTAKKIEEHRMGTEWAEISKATADAINETKKSCGRIVAVGTTVVRTLESVASSNGTVQPRQGDVGLFITPGYRFKVVDVLMTNFHLPKTTLLMLVSAFAGIEPLRRAYAEAVREKYRFYSYGDAMLVQ is encoded by the coding sequence ATGCTCCTCTCCGAATTCGATTTTCCATTCGATCCTTCGTTGGTTGCGGATCATCCAGTTGAACCGCGCGATCAAGCGCGCCTCCTCGTTGTACCGAAGAACGGTGAGGCCTGTGGTCATCGTCGTGTTGCGGACCTGTCGGAGCTGCTGAACTCCGGTGACCTCCTCGTCGTCAATGATACGAAAGTCCTCGCGGCACGCCTGAGCGGACGCAAACAACCGGGCGGCGGGCAAGTGGAGCTGGTGCTGGTCAGGCCGGTCGCAACAGATTGCTGGGAAGTGCTCTGCAAGGGTACGAAACAGGGGCAGGTGATCGAACTGGACGGCGGTGCGACCGCGACGGTGATGGAGCAGGGAGCGGGCGGGATCATCATGCAGTTTTCCTCCTCTGTGCCTGCGCTGCTTGAGATGGTCGGGCGGATGCCCCTGCCCCCCTACATCAAACGTGAGCCCACCGAACTGGATAAAATCTGGTACCAGACGCGCTTTGCGCGCAAGGCCGGTGCGATTGCCGCACCGACGGCGGGGCTGCATTTCACGGAGCGGCTGCTGGCGGCGCTCAACACCAAGGGTGTGCGGACTGCCACGGTAACGCTCCACATCGGGCCGGCTACGTTCCGTCCTGTGACAGCGAAAAAAATCGAAGAACACCGAATGGGCACAGAATGGGCAGAGATTTCCAAGGCCACGGCGGATGCGATCAACGAAACCAAAAAATCATGTGGTCGGATTGTGGCGGTGGGCACCACGGTTGTGCGCACACTTGAGTCAGTCGCATCTTCAAATGGCACCGTACAACCTAGGCAGGGCGACGTTGGTCTCTTCATCACCCCGGGCTACCGCTTCAAGGTTGTGGACGTGTTGATGACTAACTTCCACCTGCCGAAAACGACCTTGCTCATGCTCGTTTCAGCCTTCGCTGGCATAGAACCGCTTCGCAGGGCCTATGCCGAGGCGGTCAGGGAGAAGTATCGGTTCTACAGTTACGGGGATGCGATGTTGGTGCAGTAG
- a CDS encoding SpoIID/LytB domain-containing protein, protein MPVAALFAACVLLLPGISFADDTVRVLMQQDVQRVEIFAQRGVMVHVPNRDTRAFSSSVVVSPAAGGIALNGVRVSADVVTIRSRGGDLVVTSGNGDAKPLAVGGGLKVLTRGSGLALVNDVDLEEYIKGVVPAEMSPGWHLEALKAQAVVARTYALYQRMLNKAREYDLVSTVQDQVYQGRQGVDQRVQKAVESTRGLAVAYQNAPIYAAFSSTAAGPTEDAMNVWSKDLPYLKGVDCPFDVNAPRYQWRAVLKLADLEATFRKQGVDVGAIASLTPFAYSRAGRVTKLRILHSRGELILRGEDFRRLIGYSVILSTQFNVESMGMEVVLSGRGSGHAVGLCQWGAKEMAERGYPYTTILSYYFPGTEIRRASALAQ, encoded by the coding sequence ATGCCGGTTGCGGCGTTGTTCGCAGCGTGCGTCCTCCTACTCCCCGGAATCAGTTTTGCTGATGACACGGTGCGCGTGCTGATGCAGCAGGACGTGCAGCGGGTCGAAATCTTTGCCCAGCGAGGCGTGATGGTCCATGTGCCGAATAGGGACACCCGCGCCTTTTCCAGTTCGGTCGTGGTCAGCCCCGCGGCGGGCGGAATTGCACTCAACGGCGTGAGGGTGTCAGCCGATGTCGTGACGATCCGCAGCCGCGGTGGCGATCTGGTAGTGACGAGCGGGAATGGTGATGCGAAGCCGCTGGCGGTCGGCGGGGGGTTGAAAGTGCTGACGCGCGGGAGCGGGCTGGCCCTCGTCAACGATGTGGATTTGGAGGAATACATCAAGGGTGTCGTGCCAGCCGAAATGTCGCCGGGCTGGCATCTGGAGGCGCTCAAGGCCCAGGCCGTTGTCGCGCGGACCTATGCCCTCTATCAGCGGATGCTGAACAAGGCACGCGAGTACGATCTCGTTTCAACCGTTCAGGACCAGGTCTATCAGGGGCGGCAGGGCGTGGATCAGCGTGTGCAGAAGGCGGTAGAATCCACGCGCGGGCTGGCCGTGGCCTATCAAAACGCGCCGATCTATGCGGCTTTTTCGTCCACGGCGGCCGGCCCGACTGAAGATGCGATGAATGTTTGGTCCAAGGACTTGCCGTACTTAAAAGGCGTGGACTGCCCCTTTGACGTAAACGCGCCGCGCTACCAGTGGCGTGCGGTATTAAAACTCGCTGACTTGGAAGCGACGTTCCGAAAGCAGGGCGTGGACGTGGGCGCGATTGCGAGCCTCACGCCCTTTGCCTACAGCAGGGCCGGCCGGGTGACCAAGCTCAGGATTCTTCATTCCCGCGGCGAATTGATTCTGCGAGGGGAGGATTTTCGCCGTCTGATCGGCTACTCGGTTATCCTCAGCACGCAGTTCAACGTGGAGTCCATGGGGATGGAGGTGGTTCTGTCGGGACGCGGCTCTGGCCACGCTGTGGGGCTTTGCCAGTGGGGCGCTAAGGAAATGGCAGAGCGCGGCTATCCGTACACCACCATTCTCTCCTACTACTTTCCGGGTACTGAAATCCGTCGCGCATCAGCGCTCGCACAGTAA
- a CDS encoding DUF2905 domain-containing protein produces MPELDGLGKMLLVAGGLLMLAGIVVLLLAKGHAESGPLSEWFGWVGKLPGDISIKREGVSFYFPLTTSIVISVVLSLLIYLFSKR; encoded by the coding sequence ATGCCGGAACTCGACGGCTTGGGAAAGATGCTGCTGGTGGCGGGCGGGCTGCTGATGCTCGCTGGCATAGTCGTCCTGTTGCTGGCCAAGGGGCACGCTGAAAGTGGGCCGTTAAGCGAGTGGTTCGGCTGGGTTGGGAAACTCCCGGGTGATATTTCCATCAAGCGAGAGGGGGTCAGTTTTTACTTTCCGCTGACGACGAGCATTGTGATCAGTGTCGTGTTAAGCCTGCTCATCTATCTGTTCTCGAAACGGTAA
- a CDS encoding aspartate-semialdehyde dehydrogenase: protein MLKKKPAYTIAILGATGAVGKETLEILEERKFPIESLRLFASKRSAGNAMPCQGCEWKIEELTPSASFAGVDFALISATDEISKEYGRKLGAAGVVVIDDSSVFRMDADVPLVVPEVNGQALTQMPRGIVAIPNCTTTPLVMALKPLQEAAGIKRVVVTTFQSVSGTGLAAMDELVDQAKALLSFRDVEAKVYPYQIAFNLLPHIGSFGKDGDCSEETKIVRETQKILGAPTMRITATTVRVPVLRCHSEAINVELERALSPNDARAALAAMPGVLVYDDPLKKLYPMPIDASGKDAVYVGRIREDLSITNGLNLWVVSDNLRKGAALNAIQIAEHLIK, encoded by the coding sequence ATGTTAAAGAAGAAACCAGCTTATACCATTGCGATCCTTGGCGCCACGGGCGCCGTGGGGAAGGAAACCCTTGAGATTCTTGAGGAACGAAAATTTCCCATTGAATCCCTACGTCTGTTTGCATCTAAGCGGTCAGCCGGGAATGCGATGCCCTGCCAGGGCTGTGAGTGGAAGATCGAAGAACTGACACCGTCGGCGTCCTTCGCCGGCGTGGATTTTGCGCTGATCTCCGCGACTGACGAGATTAGCAAGGAATACGGCAGAAAGCTGGGTGCTGCCGGTGTGGTTGTGATCGACGACAGTTCGGTCTTCCGCATGGACGCTGATGTGCCGCTGGTCGTGCCGGAAGTCAACGGGCAGGCGCTGACACAAATGCCACGCGGCATTGTAGCGATCCCAAATTGTACAACCACGCCGCTGGTCATGGCGCTCAAGCCGCTTCAGGAGGCGGCGGGCATCAAGCGGGTGGTGGTGACGACGTTCCAATCGGTGTCGGGGACCGGTTTGGCCGCCATGGACGAGCTGGTCGACCAGGCTAAAGCGCTCCTGTCTTTCCGCGACGTGGAAGCCAAGGTCTATCCCTACCAGATCGCGTTTAATTTACTCCCGCACATCGGGTCATTCGGCAAGGATGGTGACTGCTCGGAGGAGACGAAGATCGTCCGTGAAACGCAGAAGATTCTGGGAGCGCCAACAATGCGGATCACCGCGACCACCGTGCGTGTGCCGGTGCTGCGCTGTCATTCAGAGGCAATCAACGTTGAGCTGGAGCGCGCGCTCTCACCCAACGACGCGCGCGCGGCGCTGGCGGCCATGCCGGGTGTGCTGGTCTACGACGATCCTTTGAAGAAGCTCTATCCCATGCCGATCGATGCGTCCGGCAAAGACGCGGTCTACGTCGGCCGGATCCGCGAAGACCTCTCGATCACGAATGGACTGAATCTCTGGGTCGTGTCCGACAATCTACGCAAGGGGGCGGCGCTAAACGCCATTCAGATTGCGGAACATCTGATCAAGTGA
- the leuB gene encoding 3-isopropylmalate dehydrogenase produces the protein MKATIAVLAGDGVGQEIVPEAVKVLKAIGEQFGHRFTFIEAPVGGQAIDLTGKPLPLKTLALAKSSDAVMLGAVGGPKWEGLDYSIRPERALLGLREQLGLYANLRPAKLYPMLADASTLKREVVEGIDILVVRELTGGIYFGKPKGIRKIPGGEKGINTEVYTTQEIRRIAVVAFEAARRRRKKVMSIDKANVLESSELWRRVVIDVHKKYPDVELSHMYVDNCAMQLVRNPKQFDVIVTTNMFGDILSDEAAMLTGSIGMLPSASVGTKTGMYEPIHGSAPDIAGKNLANPIATIASVAMMLSYAFKLDREAETVERAIVKTLAQGCRTKEIHTPGMTLVGTKEMGAAILKNLKD, from the coding sequence ATGAAAGCGACGATTGCTGTACTGGCGGGCGACGGGGTCGGGCAGGAGATCGTGCCCGAGGCCGTCAAGGTGCTTAAGGCCATCGGTGAGCAGTTTGGCCACAGGTTCACGTTTATCGAGGCGCCGGTCGGCGGTCAAGCTATCGACCTGACCGGCAAGCCGCTGCCGCTCAAGACGCTGGCGTTGGCCAAAAGCAGCGACGCCGTGATGCTCGGCGCAGTCGGCGGTCCCAAGTGGGAAGGGCTGGATTATTCCATCAGGCCTGAGCGCGCATTGCTCGGCCTGCGGGAGCAACTGGGTCTCTACGCCAATCTGCGCCCGGCCAAACTCTATCCGATGCTGGCCGATGCCTCGACGCTTAAGCGCGAGGTGGTTGAGGGAATCGATATTCTCGTCGTGCGCGAGCTGACGGGTGGTATCTATTTCGGTAAGCCAAAGGGGATTCGGAAAATCCCAGGTGGTGAAAAGGGGATTAACACCGAGGTCTATACCACTCAGGAGATCCGGCGCATTGCCGTTGTGGCCTTCGAAGCGGCCCGCCGACGTCGGAAGAAAGTCATGTCCATCGACAAAGCCAACGTGCTGGAGTCGTCCGAACTCTGGCGCCGCGTGGTCATTGACGTGCACAAGAAGTATCCGGACGTCGAGCTGAGCCATATGTACGTGGACAACTGCGCGATGCAGCTTGTCCGCAACCCAAAACAGTTTGACGTGATCGTGACGACCAACATGTTCGGCGACATTCTGAGCGACGAGGCGGCAATGCTGACCGGCTCAATCGGCATGTTGCCCTCAGCCAGCGTGGGTACCAAGACCGGCATGTACGAGCCGATCCACGGCAGCGCGCCCGACATTGCCGGGAAGAATCTCGCCAATCCCATCGCGACCATCGCCTCGGTGGCCATGATGCTGTCCTATGCCTTTAAGCTCGATAGGGAAGCGGAGACGGTCGAGCGGGCGATCGTCAAGACGCTTGCGCAGGGCTGCCGGACCAAGGAAATCCACACGCCTGGCATGACACTCGTAGGGACGAAGGAAATGGGTGCGGCGATTCTGAAGAATCTCAAGGACTGA
- a CDS encoding cupin domain-containing protein — MHVVKLKDCPEFLAGDHTLLRELLHPGKATVALGFSLAHGLIKPGAKSKRHRLASSEVYYFLAGKGRFRIDQESADIEAGSVVYVPPKGQQWVENTGTANLEFLCLVDPAWKPEDETVTE; from the coding sequence GTGCACGTCGTTAAGCTCAAGGATTGTCCGGAATTTCTAGCGGGCGACCATACCCTTCTTCGCGAATTGTTGCATCCGGGCAAAGCGACGGTGGCGCTGGGCTTTAGCCTCGCGCATGGCCTCATCAAGCCTGGCGCGAAGTCGAAACGCCACCGGCTGGCCTCTTCGGAGGTCTATTATTTTCTGGCCGGCAAGGGGCGGTTCCGGATCGATCAGGAGTCGGCCGACATCGAAGCTGGTTCGGTGGTCTATGTCCCGCCGAAGGGCCAACAGTGGGTGGAGAATACGGGGACGGCGAATCTGGAATTTCTGTGCCTGGTAGATCCGGCGTGGAAGCCGGAAGACGAAACCGTGACGGAGTGA